The bacterium genome includes a region encoding these proteins:
- a CDS encoding GntR family transcriptional regulator, with the protein MNNSTTLSNQAYDLIEEMIVTLKLKPGSVIAEADLMREIKIGRTPIREALLRLASEHLVETLPRKGIIVSEIHITDHLALLETRRALERIIVAKATRRATAEQRKTLSEFAALIESAAEQKNLNSFIHIDHEFDHILGEACRNPFAAEACSPLRAHCRRFWYRFHHDEDLSESAKLHAAIMRAIADNDELKAVAGSDDLMDYLERLTREAIDK; encoded by the coding sequence GTGAATAATTCAACTACACTCTCAAATCAGGCCTACGATCTGATCGAAGAAATGATCGTAACCCTTAAACTCAAGCCCGGCAGTGTTATTGCTGAGGCAGATTTAATGCGCGAGATCAAAATCGGGCGTACGCCTATCCGTGAGGCATTGCTGCGTCTTGCTTCGGAGCACCTCGTTGAAACACTCCCGCGCAAAGGGATTATTGTCAGTGAAATTCATATTACCGATCATCTTGCGCTATTGGAGACGCGGCGCGCATTGGAACGTATTATTGTTGCCAAGGCTACGCGACGAGCGACGGCAGAACAAAGAAAAACGTTATCTGAATTTGCCGCGCTGATTGAATCCGCCGCTGAACAAAAGAATCTGAATTCCTTTATTCACATTGATCATGAGTTTGACCATATTCTGGGTGAGGCTTGCCGTAACCCTTTTGCGGCGGAAGCTTGTTCTCCTCTTCGCGCCCATTGCAGGAGATTTTGGTACCGGTTTCATCATGATGAGGATCTCTCGGAATCTGCAAAGCTCCACGCGGCCATCATGCGGGCGATTGCTGATAATGATGAACTGAAGGCCGTTGCAGGATCGGACGACTTGATGGATTATCTTGAAAGACTCACGCGCGAGGCAATTGATAAGTAA
- a CDS encoding aldehyde dehydrogenase family protein, which translates to METKKLFINGEWIDGSSLKPNINPSNIQDTIGMYSEGDASHVDMAVTAAKTAFPGWAYSTPQQRFNALDFIGSEILARQDELGRLLAREEGKTLPEAIGEVNRAGNIFKFFAGEALRNSGDYIPSVRPNVIVDTVREPIGVVGLIVPWNFPIAIPAWKIAPALAFGNCVVFKPAELVPGSAWALTEIISRSGLPKGVFNMVKGRGTVVGNALVNNSDVAGISFTGSVEVGRTIAAKCVQRMAKVQLEMGGKNPLVILDDADLDVAVNAAIQGSYYSTGQRCTASSRLIATEGIHDKFVQSMIERMKKIKVDDALASGTDIGPVVDESQLVKDLEYVSIGKKEGAKLIFGGERLKREQEGFYFGPALFTETDQTMQINREEIFGPVATVIRAKNYDEALAIANDTPFGLTSGICTQSLKLANHFKQHAQAGMIMINLPTAGIDYHVPFGGRKGSSYGSREQGSYAKEFYTTVKTTYTMA; encoded by the coding sequence GACGGGTCGTCCCTGAAGCCAAACATCAATCCGTCGAATATTCAGGATACGATCGGTATGTATTCCGAAGGCGACGCATCTCACGTTGACATGGCTGTGACCGCAGCAAAGACAGCATTCCCCGGCTGGGCTTACAGCACGCCGCAACAAAGATTTAACGCGCTGGATTTTATAGGAAGTGAAATTCTGGCGCGGCAGGATGAACTCGGTCGATTGCTTGCGCGTGAAGAAGGTAAGACTTTGCCTGAAGCTATCGGCGAGGTGAATCGCGCAGGGAATATTTTCAAATTTTTTGCCGGTGAGGCGCTGCGAAATTCCGGCGATTATATTCCGTCCGTTCGTCCGAATGTGATCGTGGACACCGTTCGCGAACCCATCGGCGTCGTCGGATTGATCGTGCCGTGGAATTTCCCGATTGCCATTCCCGCCTGGAAGATTGCGCCGGCATTGGCGTTTGGAAATTGCGTCGTATTCAAACCGGCGGAACTTGTTCCGGGCAGCGCATGGGCTTTGACAGAAATTATTTCACGTTCCGGCCTGCCCAAAGGCGTTTTCAATATGGTCAAAGGACGCGGCACGGTTGTCGGCAATGCTTTGGTGAACAACTCCGATGTAGCCGGAATTAGTTTCACGGGATCGGTCGAAGTTGGCAGAACCATTGCCGCCAAGTGCGTGCAGCGTATGGCTAAAGTTCAACTCGAAATGGGCGGAAAAAACCCGCTGGTCATTCTGGACGATGCCGATCTGGATGTTGCTGTGAATGCGGCTATTCAAGGATCGTATTATTCGACCGGACAACGCTGCACGGCGTCCAGCCGTTTAATTGCGACGGAAGGGATTCATGATAAATTTGTTCAATCCATGATCGAACGAATGAAAAAAATAAAAGTTGACGACGCGCTTGCATCGGGAACGGATATCGGGCCGGTAGTGGATGAATCACAACTCGTCAAAGATCTGGAATACGTTAGCATCGGAAAAAAAGAAGGGGCGAAACTGATCTTCGGCGGAGAACGTTTGAAACGTGAACAAGAAGGGTTCTATTTCGGTCCGGCGTTGTTTACCGAAACAGATCAAACGATGCAAATAAATCGCGAAGAAATTTTCGGCCCCGTCGCGACTGTTATTCGCGCGAAGAATTATGACGAAGCGCTTGCGATAGCCAATGATACGCCGTTTGGCTTGACTTCCGGTATCTGCACTCAATCGTTGAAGCTTGCCAATCATTTTAAGCAACATGCGCAGGCCGGCATGATCATGATCAATTTGCCGACGGCCGGGATTGACTATCACGTTCCATTCGGCGGACGTAAAGGTTCCAGTTATGGCAGCCGCGAGCAAGGTTCCTATGCAAAGGAATTTTATACGACGGTCAAGACAACGTATACGATGGCGTAA